In Musa acuminata AAA Group cultivar baxijiao chromosome BXJ3-9, Cavendish_Baxijiao_AAA, whole genome shotgun sequence, a single genomic region encodes these proteins:
- the LOC135650064 gene encoding calcineurin-binding protein 1-like isoform X2: MFSIAAINDTESGGKWEPLAPTKEAQEFHLSQTYHEGLLKLQAKDYGKARELLESVLRDPLISSAQVGNVPGDRHMLQLRFLSLKNLASVFLQQGPIYYENALQCYLQAVELDENDSVVWNHLGTLSCKMGLLSTSRWAFEQGLLCSPNNWNCMEKLLEVLIAIGDEVACLSVANLILRHWPSHSRALHVKKTIEDAEPVPFAPRGIDKLEPKHVRLNFSEKRKSVDDENSSNRISKRRNQTIQLQLAGATWSALLDAILGIFVQPATKDSEPETLHDHEDVRNDKQFNRLGMELSGDATTIDDRSMGTQTNENMDRFTCIKIDIRLSEFSDIIVNPAKSKEHGLHPVDGCTLLGSYGMEKSTTIKERDISTDREHHQERRSTRLEMLRSRKLSKEESESSAKDQANIVCQFLGPFILRRLRTVGQDCSFTSDSMYPDSLTYNSNLEHNDTLQFISKTSKNFGAHHIAHLLLEEVAHKYIPFQDSFVKFMELEKLTRNWGQDRSPLSCLFLAELYYDQGSWFANRSKRLEYLSEASYHLCKVIELVTLDSHDDLIGIDNHFSSTQTVMEINDAQRTSLLLDDKLEKEGGLLLNNFQNVRATISSDSASQERFVHSSTLTDNNAFWVRFFWLSGRLSLFQDCKAKAFNEFYICLSLLRNNNKLEEASDFVFLPHCKLVRLITVDRILHEINLLKLDSLLGKVSDEMMEKGMYLECMNMLSPLLLSTKDVYLDSVFGPLKEKEKIMSVELSALNLLISACQKAEPMDIQVYLNCHRRKLQVLSVAAGMEGSAAALKGKSSALKASCDFEIDFAEPMSKHWKSLVSEEVKDISRSTTLVKNFIDQAGATDSLGSLICTVADIQSLLVTVMRSIMRTIVSQKSPGSASSGQTEQWESWCLVDAAIAFCKLQHLDPSVSIKTQVDLIVAVHDLLAEYGLCCAGRDSEGEEGTFLKFAIKHLLALDVKLKQLSGTNGQEEITSSHKHTVENVVSDCVVTYEENEKHEDALDTGKNSKLDSSSEQKQSTTVGETASSLTDEELEEIELGIDNALDQSFFCLYGLKINPDSSSEEELAIHKNTSRGEYQTKEQCADVFRYVLPYAKALSRAGLVKLRRVLRAIRKHFPQPPDDILSENAIDKFLDGPDLWEDKLREVSGPNEGQELVTTILSNARGLETHKKSSVVSSEQYLEVYGNLYYLMAQAEEISAIDKYAGFVLKKEGEEFVEQSANLFKYDLLYNPLQFESWQKLANIYDEEVDLLLNDGSKHINILDWKKNTNLHQRVEAGRRRSRRCLLMSLALASTSSQQSQIHELLALVYYDSLQNVVPFYDQRSILPTKDSTWMTFCQNSMKHFEKAFALKSEWLHAFYLGKLCEKMGQSPAKALYYFSKAASLNPSAVDPVYRMHASRMKLLYTRGKQSLDIIQVVATHAFSQSTREKIQEMFDWTNQDLMQLNLDGKDVIDQDDTKEKKTIDPKLLDKAWHMLYDDCLIALGICVEGELKHFHKARYMLAKGLYRKGEAGDLERAKEELSFCFKSSRSSFTMNMWEIDGMARKGRRKSLGLSGNKRSLELSLSESSRKFITCVRKYMLFYLNLLEKTGDLWTLDRAYVYLKTDKRVFVS, encoded by the exons ATG TTCTCCATCGCGGCCATCAACGACACGGAATCCGGAGGCAAGTGGGAGCCCCTCGCCCCAACCAAAGAAGCCCAG GAGTTCCATCTTTCCCAAACATATCATGAAGGACTCTTGAAATTGCAAGCTAAAGATTACGGAAAAGCTCGTGAGCTATTAGAATCTGTTTTGAGGGATCCTCTCATATCGAGTGCCCAG GTTGGTAATGTTCCTGGTGACCGTCATATGTTACAGCTAAG GTTCTTGTCACTGAAGAATCTTGCATCTGTCTTCCTTCAACAAGGCCCCATATATTATGAGAATGCTCTTCAATGCTATCTCCAAGCCGTGGAGCTTGATGAGAATGACTCAGTTGTTTGGAATCACCTGGGAACATTATCATGCAAAATGGGTTTATTGAGCACTTCAAGGTGGGCATTTGAGCAAGGACTTCTGTGCAGCCCCAATAATT GGAATTGCATGGAGAAATTATTGGAGGTACTGATTGCAATTGGTGATGAAGTTGCATGTCTTTCTGTAGCAAATCTTATTCTTAGACATTGGCCATCACATTCTCGTGCTTTGCATGTTAAGAAGACTATCGAGGATGCTGAGCCAGTACCTTTTGCACCTCGTGGTATCGATAAGCTGGAACCAAAGCATGTTAGACTTAATTTTTCTGAGAAAAGAAAATCAGTAGACGATGAAAATAGCAGCAATCGCATATCTAAAAGACGTAATCAGACCATACAACTGCAGTTGGCTGGAGCAACATGGTCGGCTCTTCTGGATGCAATTCTGGGCATATTTGTTCAGCCAGCCACTAAAGATTCTGAGCCAGAGACTCTGCATGATCATGAGGATGTACGAAATGACAAGCAATTTAACAGGCTTGGAATGGAATTATCTGGTGATGCAACAACAATTGATGATAGGAGCATGGGAACCCAAACAAATGAGAACATGGATAGGTTTACTTGTATAAAGATAGATATACGCTTAAGTGAATTTTCAGACATTATTGTGAACCCTGCCAAAAGTAAAGAACATGGTTTGCATCCTGTTGATGGGTGCACATTGTTGGGTTCTTATGGTATGGAGAAGTCAACTACAATTAAAGAAAGAGATATCAGTACAGACAGAGAACATCACCAGGAAAGGCGAAGTACACGTCTTGAAATGCTTAGAAGTCGCAAATTAAGTAAAGAAGAATCAGAATCCAGCGCCAAAGATCAGGCAAACATTGTCTGTCAATTTCTGGGTCCCTTTATCCTAAGAAGATTAAGAACTGTAGGTCAAGATTGTTCATTTACTTCTGATAGCATGTACCCTGATTCTCTTACCTATAATTCAAACCTTGAGCACAATGATACTTTGCAATTTATATCTAAAACCTCAAAGAATTTTGGTGCTCATCATATAGCTCATCTTTTACTGGAGGAGGTGGCCCACAAGTATATTCCCTTTCAGGACAGCTTTGTCAAGTTCATGGAATTAGAGAAATTGACCAGAAATTGGGGTCAGGATCGCTCCCcattatcttgcttatttcttgCTGAGTTATACTATGACCAGGGATCATGGTTTGCTAACAGATCAAAACGGTTAGAGTATCTTTCTGAGGCATCATATCATCTTTGCAAAGTCATTGAATTGGTAACTCTCGATTCTCATGATGACTTAATTGGTATAGATAATCATTTCAGTAGTACACAAACTGTAATGGAGATTAATGATGCTCAAAGAACATCATTACTTTTAGATGACAAACTTGAGAAAGAAGGTGGGCTGTTGTTGAATAATTTTCAAAATGTAAGAGCAACAATAAGTAGTGATTCTGCCTCCCAGGAAAGATTTGTGCATAGTTCTACTTTAACAGATAATAATGCTTTTTGGGTGCGTTTCTTCTGGTTAAGCGGTCGGTTGTCTCTTTTCCAAGACTGCAAGGCAAAAGCTTTCAATGAATTCTACATTTGTTTATCACTTCTGAGAAATAACAATAAATTAGAAGAGGCTTCTGACTTTGTCTTTCTACCTCACTGCAAGCTTGTGAGACTGATAACTGTTGATAGAATTCTTCATGAAATTAACTTATTGAAGCTTGACTCTCTACTTGGGAAAGTTTCAGATGAAATGATGGAGAAAGGAATGTACTTGGAGTGCATGAACATgctctctcctcttcttctttctactAAGGATGTGTATCTTGATTCTGTGTTTGGTCcattgaaagaaaaagaaaagatcatGTCAGTGGAGCTATCGGCATTAAATCTTCTTATTTCAGCATGTCAAAAGGCAGAACCAATGGATATTCAGGTATATCTGAACTGTCACCGGAGAAAGCTTCAAGTGTTATCTGTTGCAGCTGGTATGGAAGGTTCTGCTGCGGCGTTGAAGGGTAAAAGTTCAGCATTAAAAGCAAGTTGTGATTTTGAAATAGACTTTGCAGAACCAATGAGCAAACATTGGAAAAGTCTGGTTTCTGAAGAAGTTAAAGATATATCCCGAAGTACAACTTTAGTGAAGAACTTTATTGATCAAGCTGGTGCTACT GATAGCTTGGGATCTCTTATTTGCACTGTAGCAGATATTCAGTCTTTGCTCGTGACGGTTATGCGCAGTATAATGAGAACAATCGTCAGCCAAAAGTCTCCTGGTTCAGCAAGTTCAGGTCAGACAGAGCAATGGGAGAGCTGGTGCCTGGTAGATGCTGCCATTGCTTTTTGCAAACTCCAACACCTTGACCCTTCGGTTTCTATCAAAACTCAA GTTGACCTGATTGTGGCAGTCCATGATTTGCTTGCCGAGTATGGGCTTTGTTGTGCTGGTAGGGACAGTGAAGGGGAGGAAGGCACATTTCTCAAATTTGCAATCAAGCATCTCTTAGCACTAGATGTAAAACTAAAGCAATTGAGTG GTACAAATGGACAAGAGGAAATTACATCTTCTCACAAGCACACTGTAGAAAATGTGGTTTCTGATTGTGTTGTCACTTATGAAGAAAATGAAAAACACGAGGATGCACTGGATACTGGAAAGAACTCTAAATTGGATTCTTCTTCAGAACAGAAGCAAAGTACCACTGTTGGTGAGACTGCTAGTTCTCTTACCGATGAAGAATTAGAGGAGATTGAGTTGGGTATTGATAATGCCTTGGATCAGAGCTTCTTCTGCTTATATGGGCTTAAGATAAACCCAGATTCTTCTAGTGAAGAGGAACTAGCCATTCATAAAAATACTAGTCGTGGAGAATACCAAACAAAAGAGCAGTGTGCGGATGTATTTCGATATGTTTTACCTTATGCAAAGGCTCTGTCA AGAGCTGGATTGGTTAAGCTCAGAAGAGTGCTTCGGGCTATCCGGAAACACTTCCCTCAACCACCTGATGACATATTGTCTGAGAATGCAATTGACAAATTCCTCGATGGTCCTGATCTATGGGAAGATAAACTTCGTGAAGTTTCTGGACCTAATGAAGGTCAAGAGCTGGTAACAACTATTCTGTCTAATGCAAGAGGCCTTGAAACACACAAAAAATCATCAGTTGTGAG CTCTGAGCAGTACTTAGAAGTTTATGGCAACTTGTACTATCTTATGGCCCAGGCTGAAGAGATAAGTGCTATTGACAAGTATGCTGGCTTTGTACTTAAAAAAGAAGGGGAGGAATTTGTGGAACAAAGTGCAAATCTATTTAAATATGACCTACTGTACAATCCCTTGCAGTTTGAGAGCTGGCAGAAGCTTGCAAATATATATGATGAG GAGGTGGACTTGTTGCTGAATGATGGTAGTAAACATATAAATATATTAGATTGGAAAAAAAACACTAATCTGCATCAAAGAGTTGAGGCTGGTCGAAGACGGAGTAGACGGTGCTTATTAATGAGTTTAGCTCTAGCCAGTACTTCATCTCAACAG AGCCAAATACATGAATTATTGGCTCTAGTCTACTATGACAGCCTTCAGAATGTTGTACCATTTTATGATCAGCGATCTATTTTACCAACAAAGGATTCAACATGGATGACATTTTGCCAAAATTCGATGAAACACTTCGAGAAGGCTTTTGCATTAAA GTCTGAATGGCTCCACGCTTTTTACCTTGGAAAACTGTGTGAAAAGATGGGACAATCACCTGCTAAAGCTTTGTATTACTTTAGCAAAGCTGCTTCATTAAATCCTTCTGCTGTTGATCCTGTGTACAGAATGCATGCATCACGCATGAAGTTGCTTTATACACGAGGAAAACAAAGTTTAGATATTATTCAG GTTGTTGCTACACATGCCTTTAGTCAATCAACTAGGGAGAAGATCCAAGAGATGTTCGATTGGACAAACCAAGACCTTATGCAGTTGAATTTGGATGGGAAGGATGTCATTGATCAAGATGATACAAAGGAGAAGAAGACTATTGATCCTAAGTTATTAGATAAGGCCTGGCATATGCTTTATGATGATTGCCTCATAGCTCTTGGAATCTGTGTGGAAGGCGAGCTGAAACACTTCCATAAAGCAAGATACATGCTTGCTAAAGGGCTATATAGAAAGGGGGAGGCTGGAGACCTGGAGAGGGCAAAAGAAGAACTTTCCTTTTGTTTCAAGTCATCTCGATCTTCATTTACTATGAACATGTGGGAGATTGATGGTATGGCAAGAAAGGGAAG GAGAAAGAGTCTTGGACTTTCTGGAAACAAAAGGAGTCTGGAGCTTAGCCTGTCAGAAAGTTCTCGGAAGTTTATTACTTGTGTCCGGAAATACATGTTGTTCTACTTGAATCTTCTGGAGAAGACAGGGGATTTGTGGACTCTTGATAGGGCTTATGTTTATCTCAAAACTGATAAGAGGGTATTTGTTAGTTAA
- the LOC135650064 gene encoding calcineurin-binding protein 1-like isoform X1, with protein MFSIAAINDTESGGKWEPLAPTKEAQEFHLSQTYHEGLLKLQAKDYGKARELLESVLRDPLISSAQVGNVPGDRHMLQLRFLSLKNLASVFLQQGPIYYENALQCYLQAVELDENDSVVWNHLGTLSCKMGLLSTSRWAFEQGLLCSPNNWNCMEKLLEVLIAIGDEVACLSVANLILRHWPSHSRALHVKKTIEDAEPVPFAPRGIDKLEPKHVRLNFSEKRKSVDDENSSNRISKRRNQTIQLQLAGATWSALLDAILGIFVQPATKDSEPETLHDHEDVRNDKQFNRLGMELSGDATTIDDRSMGTQTNENMDRFTCIKIDIRLSEFSDIIVNPAKSKEHGLHPVDGCTLLGSYGMEKSTTIKERDISTDREHHQERRSTRLEMLRSRKLSKEESESSAKDQANIVCQFLGPFILRRLRTVGQDCSFTSDSMYPDSLTYNSNLEHNDTLQFISKTSKNFGAHHIAHLLLEEVAHKYIPFQDSFVKFMELEKLTRNWGQDRSPLSCLFLAELYYDQGSWFANRSKRLEYLSEASYHLCKVIELVTLDSHDDLIGIDNHFSSTQTVMEINDAQRTSLLLDDKLEKEGGLLLNNFQNVRATISSDSASQERFVHSSTLTDNNAFWVRFFWLSGRLSLFQDCKAKAFNEFYICLSLLRNNNKLEEASDFVFLPHCKLVRLITVDRILHEINLLKLDSLLGKVSDEMMEKGMYLECMNMLSPLLLSTKDVYLDSVFGPLKEKEKIMSVELSALNLLISACQKAEPMDIQVYLNCHRRKLQVLSVAAGMEGSAAALKGKSSALKASCDFEIDFAEPMSKHWKSLVSEEVKDISRSTTLVKNFIDQAGATDSLGSLICTVADIQSLLVTVMRSIMRTIVSQKSPGSASSGQTEQWESWCLVDAAIAFCKLQHLDPSVSIKTQVDLIVAVHDLLAEYGLCCAGRDSEGEEGTFLKFAIKHLLALDVKLKQLSGTNGQEEITSSHKHTVENVVSDCVVTYEENEKHEDALDTGKNSKLDSSSEQKQSTTVGETASSLTDEELEEIELGIDNALDQSFFCLYGLKINPDSSSEEELAIHKNTSRGEYQTKEQCADVFRYVLPYAKALSRAGLVKLRRVLRAIRKHFPQPPDDILSENAIDKFLDGPDLWEDKLREVSGPNEGQELVTTILSNARGLETHKKSSVVSSEQYLEVYGNLYYLMAQAEEISAIDKYAGFVLKKEGEEFVEQSANLFKYDLLYNPLQFESWQKLANIYDEEVDLLLNDGSKHINILDWKKNTNLHQRVEAGRRRSRRCLLMSLALASTSSQQSQIHELLALVYYDSLQNVVPFYDQRSILPTKDSTWMTFCQNSMKHFEKAFALKSEWLHAFYLGKLCEKMGQSPAKALYYFSKAASLNPSAVDPVYRMHASRMKLLYTRGKQSLDIIQVVATHAFSQSTREKIQEMFDWTNQDLMQLNLDGKDVIDQDDTKEKKTIDPKLLDKAWHMLYDDCLIALGICVEGELKHFHKARYMLAKGLYRKGEAGDLERAKEELSFCFKSSRSSFTMNMWEIDGMARKGRRKSLGLSGNKRSLELSLSESSRKFITCVRKYMLFYLNLLEKTGDLWTLDRAYVYLKTDKRFALCLGDIVPIALGKYIQVLISSICNAEIHNATDNSISLEQMLEKLFNIFMDHVNLWTDIISLPELKSPDLSEGNLYNYIHQYIHLLESDIRLEALEGINEKIRKRFKNPKLTNNNFAKICKHASLAWCRSITIKLALITPLPDSGESSGQLSCVENSLLLFVDLQPDELLVSPVEGPFQSKGLDMNWFEALCKIKNIQIRQTSEENMEAAVALMRCTYNFYRESSCGTFPSGINLYTVSLSQTAVEGLQQQGKEISDILDLSIPRKLLLWAYTLVHGRYSNISAVVKYCEEAKSRMKKGIMTSTVSQVNMPASVTHAASSAGREKMEGHEHAEGEDNPSVSSGSVALPAEETTRSATPVSSTEVQKSAAAAPSSQLQRCNMSKSTENTEG; from the exons ATG TTCTCCATCGCGGCCATCAACGACACGGAATCCGGAGGCAAGTGGGAGCCCCTCGCCCCAACCAAAGAAGCCCAG GAGTTCCATCTTTCCCAAACATATCATGAAGGACTCTTGAAATTGCAAGCTAAAGATTACGGAAAAGCTCGTGAGCTATTAGAATCTGTTTTGAGGGATCCTCTCATATCGAGTGCCCAG GTTGGTAATGTTCCTGGTGACCGTCATATGTTACAGCTAAG GTTCTTGTCACTGAAGAATCTTGCATCTGTCTTCCTTCAACAAGGCCCCATATATTATGAGAATGCTCTTCAATGCTATCTCCAAGCCGTGGAGCTTGATGAGAATGACTCAGTTGTTTGGAATCACCTGGGAACATTATCATGCAAAATGGGTTTATTGAGCACTTCAAGGTGGGCATTTGAGCAAGGACTTCTGTGCAGCCCCAATAATT GGAATTGCATGGAGAAATTATTGGAGGTACTGATTGCAATTGGTGATGAAGTTGCATGTCTTTCTGTAGCAAATCTTATTCTTAGACATTGGCCATCACATTCTCGTGCTTTGCATGTTAAGAAGACTATCGAGGATGCTGAGCCAGTACCTTTTGCACCTCGTGGTATCGATAAGCTGGAACCAAAGCATGTTAGACTTAATTTTTCTGAGAAAAGAAAATCAGTAGACGATGAAAATAGCAGCAATCGCATATCTAAAAGACGTAATCAGACCATACAACTGCAGTTGGCTGGAGCAACATGGTCGGCTCTTCTGGATGCAATTCTGGGCATATTTGTTCAGCCAGCCACTAAAGATTCTGAGCCAGAGACTCTGCATGATCATGAGGATGTACGAAATGACAAGCAATTTAACAGGCTTGGAATGGAATTATCTGGTGATGCAACAACAATTGATGATAGGAGCATGGGAACCCAAACAAATGAGAACATGGATAGGTTTACTTGTATAAAGATAGATATACGCTTAAGTGAATTTTCAGACATTATTGTGAACCCTGCCAAAAGTAAAGAACATGGTTTGCATCCTGTTGATGGGTGCACATTGTTGGGTTCTTATGGTATGGAGAAGTCAACTACAATTAAAGAAAGAGATATCAGTACAGACAGAGAACATCACCAGGAAAGGCGAAGTACACGTCTTGAAATGCTTAGAAGTCGCAAATTAAGTAAAGAAGAATCAGAATCCAGCGCCAAAGATCAGGCAAACATTGTCTGTCAATTTCTGGGTCCCTTTATCCTAAGAAGATTAAGAACTGTAGGTCAAGATTGTTCATTTACTTCTGATAGCATGTACCCTGATTCTCTTACCTATAATTCAAACCTTGAGCACAATGATACTTTGCAATTTATATCTAAAACCTCAAAGAATTTTGGTGCTCATCATATAGCTCATCTTTTACTGGAGGAGGTGGCCCACAAGTATATTCCCTTTCAGGACAGCTTTGTCAAGTTCATGGAATTAGAGAAATTGACCAGAAATTGGGGTCAGGATCGCTCCCcattatcttgcttatttcttgCTGAGTTATACTATGACCAGGGATCATGGTTTGCTAACAGATCAAAACGGTTAGAGTATCTTTCTGAGGCATCATATCATCTTTGCAAAGTCATTGAATTGGTAACTCTCGATTCTCATGATGACTTAATTGGTATAGATAATCATTTCAGTAGTACACAAACTGTAATGGAGATTAATGATGCTCAAAGAACATCATTACTTTTAGATGACAAACTTGAGAAAGAAGGTGGGCTGTTGTTGAATAATTTTCAAAATGTAAGAGCAACAATAAGTAGTGATTCTGCCTCCCAGGAAAGATTTGTGCATAGTTCTACTTTAACAGATAATAATGCTTTTTGGGTGCGTTTCTTCTGGTTAAGCGGTCGGTTGTCTCTTTTCCAAGACTGCAAGGCAAAAGCTTTCAATGAATTCTACATTTGTTTATCACTTCTGAGAAATAACAATAAATTAGAAGAGGCTTCTGACTTTGTCTTTCTACCTCACTGCAAGCTTGTGAGACTGATAACTGTTGATAGAATTCTTCATGAAATTAACTTATTGAAGCTTGACTCTCTACTTGGGAAAGTTTCAGATGAAATGATGGAGAAAGGAATGTACTTGGAGTGCATGAACATgctctctcctcttcttctttctactAAGGATGTGTATCTTGATTCTGTGTTTGGTCcattgaaagaaaaagaaaagatcatGTCAGTGGAGCTATCGGCATTAAATCTTCTTATTTCAGCATGTCAAAAGGCAGAACCAATGGATATTCAGGTATATCTGAACTGTCACCGGAGAAAGCTTCAAGTGTTATCTGTTGCAGCTGGTATGGAAGGTTCTGCTGCGGCGTTGAAGGGTAAAAGTTCAGCATTAAAAGCAAGTTGTGATTTTGAAATAGACTTTGCAGAACCAATGAGCAAACATTGGAAAAGTCTGGTTTCTGAAGAAGTTAAAGATATATCCCGAAGTACAACTTTAGTGAAGAACTTTATTGATCAAGCTGGTGCTACT GATAGCTTGGGATCTCTTATTTGCACTGTAGCAGATATTCAGTCTTTGCTCGTGACGGTTATGCGCAGTATAATGAGAACAATCGTCAGCCAAAAGTCTCCTGGTTCAGCAAGTTCAGGTCAGACAGAGCAATGGGAGAGCTGGTGCCTGGTAGATGCTGCCATTGCTTTTTGCAAACTCCAACACCTTGACCCTTCGGTTTCTATCAAAACTCAA GTTGACCTGATTGTGGCAGTCCATGATTTGCTTGCCGAGTATGGGCTTTGTTGTGCTGGTAGGGACAGTGAAGGGGAGGAAGGCACATTTCTCAAATTTGCAATCAAGCATCTCTTAGCACTAGATGTAAAACTAAAGCAATTGAGTG GTACAAATGGACAAGAGGAAATTACATCTTCTCACAAGCACACTGTAGAAAATGTGGTTTCTGATTGTGTTGTCACTTATGAAGAAAATGAAAAACACGAGGATGCACTGGATACTGGAAAGAACTCTAAATTGGATTCTTCTTCAGAACAGAAGCAAAGTACCACTGTTGGTGAGACTGCTAGTTCTCTTACCGATGAAGAATTAGAGGAGATTGAGTTGGGTATTGATAATGCCTTGGATCAGAGCTTCTTCTGCTTATATGGGCTTAAGATAAACCCAGATTCTTCTAGTGAAGAGGAACTAGCCATTCATAAAAATACTAGTCGTGGAGAATACCAAACAAAAGAGCAGTGTGCGGATGTATTTCGATATGTTTTACCTTATGCAAAGGCTCTGTCA AGAGCTGGATTGGTTAAGCTCAGAAGAGTGCTTCGGGCTATCCGGAAACACTTCCCTCAACCACCTGATGACATATTGTCTGAGAATGCAATTGACAAATTCCTCGATGGTCCTGATCTATGGGAAGATAAACTTCGTGAAGTTTCTGGACCTAATGAAGGTCAAGAGCTGGTAACAACTATTCTGTCTAATGCAAGAGGCCTTGAAACACACAAAAAATCATCAGTTGTGAG CTCTGAGCAGTACTTAGAAGTTTATGGCAACTTGTACTATCTTATGGCCCAGGCTGAAGAGATAAGTGCTATTGACAAGTATGCTGGCTTTGTACTTAAAAAAGAAGGGGAGGAATTTGTGGAACAAAGTGCAAATCTATTTAAATATGACCTACTGTACAATCCCTTGCAGTTTGAGAGCTGGCAGAAGCTTGCAAATATATATGATGAG GAGGTGGACTTGTTGCTGAATGATGGTAGTAAACATATAAATATATTAGATTGGAAAAAAAACACTAATCTGCATCAAAGAGTTGAGGCTGGTCGAAGACGGAGTAGACGGTGCTTATTAATGAGTTTAGCTCTAGCCAGTACTTCATCTCAACAG AGCCAAATACATGAATTATTGGCTCTAGTCTACTATGACAGCCTTCAGAATGTTGTACCATTTTATGATCAGCGATCTATTTTACCAACAAAGGATTCAACATGGATGACATTTTGCCAAAATTCGATGAAACACTTCGAGAAGGCTTTTGCATTAAA GTCTGAATGGCTCCACGCTTTTTACCTTGGAAAACTGTGTGAAAAGATGGGACAATCACCTGCTAAAGCTTTGTATTACTTTAGCAAAGCTGCTTCATTAAATCCTTCTGCTGTTGATCCTGTGTACAGAATGCATGCATCACGCATGAAGTTGCTTTATACACGAGGAAAACAAAGTTTAGATATTATTCAG GTTGTTGCTACACATGCCTTTAGTCAATCAACTAGGGAGAAGATCCAAGAGATGTTCGATTGGACAAACCAAGACCTTATGCAGTTGAATTTGGATGGGAAGGATGTCATTGATCAAGATGATACAAAGGAGAAGAAGACTATTGATCCTAAGTTATTAGATAAGGCCTGGCATATGCTTTATGATGATTGCCTCATAGCTCTTGGAATCTGTGTGGAAGGCGAGCTGAAACACTTCCATAAAGCAAGATACATGCTTGCTAAAGGGCTATATAGAAAGGGGGAGGCTGGAGACCTGGAGAGGGCAAAAGAAGAACTTTCCTTTTGTTTCAAGTCATCTCGATCTTCATTTACTATGAACATGTGGGAGATTGATGGTATGGCAAGAAAGGGAAG GAGAAAGAGTCTTGGACTTTCTGGAAACAAAAGGAGTCTGGAGCTTAGCCTGTCAGAAAGTTCTCGGAAGTTTATTACTTGTGTCCGGAAATACATGTTGTTCTACTTGAATCTTCTGGAGAAGACAGGGGATTTGTGGACTCTTGATAGGGCTTATGTTTATCTCAAAACTGATAAGAGG TTTGCTTTGTGCTTGGGAGACATTGTTCCGATTGCTCTGGGAAAATACATTCAGGTTCTGATATCATCAATCTGTAATGCTGAGATCCACAATGCTACCGATAACTCCATTTCTCTCGAGCAAATGTTGGAGAAATTGTTCAACATATTTATGGACCATGTGAATTTGTGGACTGATATCATCAGCCTACCAGAGTTGAAGAGCCCAGACCTATCCGAAGGCAATCTCTACAA CTACATCCATCAGTACATTCACTTGCTGGAGAGTGATATACGGCTGGAAGCACTTGAAGGGATAAATGAAAAGATCCGAAAGCGATTTAAAAATCCAAAACTAACAAATAATAACTTTGCAAAAATTTGCAAGCATGCGTCTTTAGCTTGGTGCCGTTCTATTACCATTAAGTTGGCATTAATCACTCCATTACCTGATTCTGGAGAATCCAGTGGTCAGCTTAGTTGTGTGGAGAATAGCCTACTACTTTTTGTGGATCTACAACCAGACGAGCTTTTGGTTTCACCAGTGGAAGGTCCTTTTCAATCTAAAGGCCTTGACATGAATTGGTTTGAAGCTTTATGTAAAATCAAGAATATTCAGATTAGACAAACATCAGAAGAAAACATGGAGGCTGCTGTTGCCTTGATGAGATGTACCTACAATTTCTATCGAGAGAGTTCTTGTGGAACATTTCCATCGGGCATCAACCTGTACACAGTAAGTTTGTCGCAAACAGCTGTAGAAGGGCTACAACAGCAAGGAAAGGAGATAAGTGATATCCTTGACTTGAGTATCCCAAGAAAGCTGCTTTTATGGGCGTACACCTTGGTGCATGGCCGCTACTCAAATATCTCAGCTGTTGTGAAGTACTGTGAAGAGGCAAAG TCAAGGATGAAGAAGGGAATCATGACATCCACGGTGTCGCAAGTAAATATGCCTGCTAGTGTAACTCATGCAG CCTCGAGTGCTGGTAGAGAAAAGATGGAAGGCCATGAGCATGCTGAAGGAGAGGATAATCCATCTGTTTCTTCTGGTTCTGTTGCTCTGCCTGCAGAAGAGACCACGCGCAGCGCCACCCCTGTTTCTTCTACCGAGGTTCAGAAATCTGCTGCTGCGGCTCCATCTTCGCAGCTTCAACGATGCAACATGTCCAAATCAACTGAGAACACCGAGGGATGA